The sequence TGTTGATGTTTCCCAACTGCTGAAAATTGCAAGACAGGCAACTGAAAATCTTCCAATTAAGTGAAAGGACACATTAATGATGCCTTATTACCCTTCCTTCAATGAGCGTTTTATAGATCTCTTTAACTCCCATGGTGGCAGGCATCCTTTATAGTGAGAGTGTAGAAACAATGAAGACAAAGATACTTCCCTCTGAGGCATTGAGATTGATGACCAGCAGCTGAAGCCACTTCTTAGTCTCTTCTTTTCATTATCAGATTCTTGGAAATTAGGATCATGTCCTACAGTGGTAGCCTTAAGGGTCTCTGGAAGTATGCAATTGCATAGATAACCTAAAGGAAGATGGTATGAGTTTAAAATTAGTGCAGTTACCAATACAGTAACTTTCAAATGGAGAAGATAAAGATGGAAATGTAGCCCTACAATGAGTATAATAGAACTTCTATTTGAAGCCATCAAGGGAAAGAAGTAACATATCTTCAGTCAATGTTCAGGAGTAGAATAAGAAGAAGGATAGGCAAAATCTACGAAACTTGACCATAatcttttacatttttttgataattcaGATGTGAAGTAGTTGAAGCTCATGTGCATACAGTATATTGAACTAAAGAATTTATACTCAAAATAACTATATACTGTTAAGGGAAGTACTGTCAAATACCTATTCTTGCAAGTCGATTTACCCACTTTGGTACTGAGTTCCCAGTCAGCTTGTAGCATATATCCTCAGAGAAATGGTTGCAATTCTTAACAATCAAATGATAGGTATCACCATTATAATTTGCAGATTGTCGTTCCATGAACTCTCTAATCTGGAATGGATCTAAGCATGTAGTCCCCATGAATATTGATTTCCTAAACTTGAAACCAGGACACTGTCGAGGTTCAACCTCAAAGACACCAGTTGATGGATAGTCATGGGCTCCAAAGGCATATTCTACTCCATGAACTGTAAGCATCCACAGACAATCAGGAAAGCACTTGCATCATCCTGAGATCATGATTTACAGAAATAGCAACAATGGCAGATTGCGCATTTACATATTCAAGAGGGATGAGTTTCAATTGAGATTTGACGACAATGCAGAACATAAGATGATCAATGATCCTAGAAGATTACAGTTTGTAACAGTCTGCCATAACGAAAAGTTCTATTCATGATCAAGAGCAATGTATAATAAATCTAACCTTCCACCCCAGAATGAAAGATTCCAAAGCCTGCCCAGTAGACATAACCATTAATGGTTGTTAAATCGTACACATTCAGATAGACAGGTGAGTTGCCTGGGTTATAGCCTTGTGACTTAACTTTTGGGAAAATGCAAAAGCTAGTGGCTGATTTGCCCCTGAAACGAAGAGGCATAACAGAATGCCACCCATGTTTTGGTCCACTTTTCATGTTTTAAGGGGGAAAGCAGAAGTAAGTCTACCTAGTTCTGACCTGCAAATATACAAAACACAATATCAACCAATTCATACCTTGTTAAGAATCCTAAAACAGTACAATTACAAATAtgattctatatataaaatatgtagtTCATTTTGGACATCCTTGTCATTTCTGTTCACTGCCATTTACTCTTTGAACACACCCATTAATGGAAAAACAATTTCTCAATGCAAATAGAAGATAAAACATCTCAGCATTCCAATGTTTTCACATAGCCAAATGGCATAAATATGGTATAAGTGCACAACTCATAGATCTGTAACAGCACACTGACACTCATCACTGACTACATGATACTTACATCAGTAAAGAGGTGATTCACAAATGCTTCAAACGttaacattaaattaaatgtaaagATTATGTATCAGCACAGTTTCTAACCAAAGCATACAGTTTTCCTCTAATTAGTTGATAGAACCTGGATTGTAGCTTGAACACTGGCACACGAATCACATTGAAAAAGGCAGGTCTGCCTGATCAGAAAACTTCTCCTACTAACATCAGACACAAGATAATAATCTACCAAGTTAGTCCTTATGAATAAACTCCCCGTAGTGTAGATTATTCCCTGAGTAACCTGTGTGGACAGTAACTAGAAGTTTTCATAAAAAGATCAAGAAATAACATCTTTTACAATGCCAAATTTAAATCTAAGTCATGCTTCACTCATATCCACTCGTTTACCACCTGAGACATGCTACTGCTGACATTTTTTTCCTCCTTAGAAAAATGAACTAGGTAACTCCCTGAAGGCTAAAATTTGGATTTTGCAAGGTAGTATGAGGTGTACTAATTTGAAATCAAGAGGCGAAATGGGACTGTATGCATGTGATTGATTGGATTGGATAGCATCTTTCCACTTTAAAATTGTACATTGGTAGGGAAACAATCTTTATCTTGTCTGGTGGGGTCATTTTATTAGGATCCTAAAACAGTTAAATCTGACCAGATGTACATGTCTTATTTCTGTCATATTGCAAAGCAATTTTCACTATAATGCCAGGTAGTGATTTGTTGGACGCCATATCAACCAGACCTTATGACTGCCTCAAGCTAAGGACAAAATGCATAGAATTCAAATTGCCAAGTCATTACAAACTGTGGGTGGCACACAGTGCTTCCATGTACGGCAGTAGTGAATTGCTGAAGCTTTACTTCTTTTGACCATTTCTATCTCTTAAGTGCAAGATACCAAGCATCTTTAGCACAACTTTTTTGgaagtttttatataaataatcatCTATCAAAAGATTAACATATCCAGATAAAAAATCTAACCCGCCCTTATGGTCCACAAGAATGACCTAGTTGGCCCCATTATCCCTACTACTACTTTAAACACAATATTTTCCCCTCCCATTCTACTAgcaatattatcaaaattgcATTATTTGCCCTCTTTCTTACCATATCAGTAGAGCTTGGTTGCGCACTACCATCTATTTCAATTTCAGTCAACTCTCCCTCATTTCATAACCAATTGAAGCCACAACTATGTTCTGCAAATGCATTTGTTTTACTTATATTAGATTTACTTCTTTATTGTTAATGGATCCTTTCCAAGTTGTGCTTCTTTTGCACATAAGTGAGCAAACTCATCAAGTAAGCCAACTCACAAATAAATTAGAGCAGCATGAAATAATGTCACAGTAAGAGAGGGAAAGGATTTAAATGTTATAAATctcaattaaaaaagaatgcCCTATAGCATCTCCTAAATAGGTAATCTAGTTTTGACGAGTGTATAAACTTAGAGAGAAAAAATGAATCTAGGGAAAAGGGAGCTGGGAACTCCAGTGCTTATGTTACTTCATTCTGTGTGACAAAATTGTTGTTTCTCGATCCTAATTGCTGGAATCACCAATGACTCAAAGATGAGAATATTGATGACCGAGCAAATTATGTCCCAGACCCCACAAAAAGAAATCTTGAAGTGTTCCCTTTCTTAAGAGCTACAAGAGCATTTTGAGGTCAGGGAGAGAATACACTGTTAAGGCCCTTCAGAATTTCAGGGAGGCAGATCAGGTGCAATAAAACACCCAACAAGTAGAAGGCAATAAACTACTGTTCTCAACAAAACAatcaaataactaaataaaaatggtCACAAAAATGCAAGACAGATCAAGAGATGCATgggaaaaaaaatcaagagaTGCAGGTGTTGAAAATAATTCAAACCCAACAAAGAACAGAATGAAATTAAAGCTATACGCTAGACACAAAGGGAACCTATTATATAGAACTGAGAATCAAAGACACAAACTTCCCTAGCTAAAAGGAACACCCATGGCCAATTACAGCATAAAGTCAACACAAACAGCACCAAGAACTTAAACggcattttgaaagaaaagaaataaagcaaAACAAATCAGGAAACAACATAAACCTAAAAAGAACaactagaaaataaacaaaaatcacATAACCACAGCAAACCTCCATGAAGGAAAACTGAAAATCAAAGGCACCCACAAACCttgttaaagaaaatattcaaGAACCATTTGCAACCGAGAATGGGGTGCCACCATAAAAATGCCAccttttccaaaaaaaaaaaaaaaaaaaggaagtgTTTTCTCAAAGCAAATAGAGGAGCTGCTCCTGAGAATGAAGAGTGTGGGGGTATGACTGAAACCCACACattgtttcttttctattcCCCTGTCCTTTCAACTGACAAAAAATGAAAGCTGGAAGAGCACAGAAACTACTGTCCTTTCTCGGAAGTCCAATGAGGAAAGAGAAGAATCATTAAAGAATT comes from Ricinus communis isolate WT05 ecotype wild-type chromosome 5, ASM1957865v1, whole genome shotgun sequence and encodes:
- the LOC8279529 gene encoding deSI-like protein At4g17486 yields the protein MKSGPKHGWHSVMPLRFRGKSATSFCIFPKVKSQGYNPGNSPVYLNVYDLTTINGYVYWAGFGIFHSGVEVHGVEYAFGAHDYPSTGVFEVEPRQCPGFKFRKSIFMGTTCLDPFQIREFMERQSANYNGDTYHLIVKNCNHFSEDICYKLTGNSVPKWVNRLARIGYLCNCILPETLKATTVGHDPNFQESDNEKKRLRSGFSCWSSISMPQREVSLSSLFLHSHYKGCLPPWELKRSIKRSLKEG